One Micromonospora sp. WMMD1120 genomic region harbors:
- a CDS encoding alpha/beta hydrolase gives MAVHPQVAAYRSARAAAGAPPLYAQTLAEARAADLAAIRAGGGPVEPVTEVRDERIPGPAGELPLRVYRPARPGPLPTLLYFFGGGWTLGGIDTADGICRRLANAVPCQVITVGYRLAPEHPFPAAVHDCHAAVTWIARHAEKWGVDPARLAVGGDSAGGNLAAAVTLLCRTGGPPLVAQLLVYPNTDQSGEPADPGGEVDPTLFNSRSVAWYRSHYLADPAHARDPLASPLLAEDLSGLPPALVVTAELDPLCAEGQRYAERLRAAGVPTRVEHYPGMIHGFFAMPGVFTDGRRAQAGAAAFLRDRFGLAAGGTAVGDG, from the coding sequence ATGGCCGTACACCCGCAGGTCGCGGCGTACCGGTCGGCCCGCGCCGCGGCCGGCGCCCCGCCGCTGTACGCGCAGACCCTGGCCGAGGCGCGCGCCGCGGACCTGGCCGCGATCCGCGCCGGCGGCGGCCCGGTCGAGCCGGTGACCGAGGTACGCGACGAGCGGATCCCCGGCCCCGCCGGCGAGCTGCCGCTGCGGGTGTACCGGCCGGCCCGCCCCGGCCCGCTGCCCACGCTGCTGTACTTCTTCGGCGGTGGCTGGACGCTCGGCGGCATCGACACCGCCGACGGCATCTGCCGGCGGCTGGCCAACGCGGTGCCGTGCCAGGTGATCACCGTCGGGTACCGCCTCGCCCCGGAGCACCCCTTCCCGGCCGCGGTGCACGACTGCCACGCCGCCGTCACCTGGATCGCCCGACACGCCGAGAAGTGGGGCGTGGACCCGGCCCGGCTGGCGGTGGGCGGGGACAGCGCGGGCGGCAACCTGGCCGCCGCGGTCACCCTGCTCTGCCGTACCGGCGGGCCACCACTCGTCGCGCAGCTGCTGGTCTACCCGAACACCGACCAGAGCGGCGAGCCGGCCGACCCGGGCGGGGAGGTCGACCCGACCCTGTTCAACAGCCGCTCGGTGGCCTGGTACCGGAGCCACTACCTGGCCGATCCCGCCCACGCGCGGGACCCGTTGGCGTCGCCGTTGCTCGCCGAGGACCTGTCCGGCCTGCCCCCGGCGCTGGTGGTCACCGCCGAGCTGGACCCGCTGTGCGCCGAGGGGCAGCGGTACGCCGAGCGGCTGCGCGCGGCCGGCGTGCCCACCCGGGTGGAACACTATCCGGGCATGATCCACGGTTTCTTCGCCATGCCCGGGGTCTTCACCGACGGCCGGCGGGCACAGGCGGGCGCGGCGGCGTTCCTGCGGGACCGGTTCGGCCTCGCGGCCGGCGGCACGGCGGTGGGCGATGGGTGA
- a CDS encoding SGNH/GDSL hydrolase family protein — protein sequence MAAAATLLVTGTPAVVASAGPSATTAGAAGRGEWAGSWATAVTRGNSVGLTNTGLNDQSVRMIVHVSVGGPALRVRLSNLYGEQAVRVGRATVALPNTATPDDLADIDASSVRPLTFTGASTATMNRGAELLSDPLPFPVADDSDLVVTVHFPTPTGPTTFHGQSQQANFIGAGDLTGAAEGRGFTTRPTCCWFFLSGVDVRREGTSGALVVLSDSIGDGNGSTVNANRRWPDLLADRLLAARPDRRTPGVLNLSLAGNRLNHEGTEPGDGNYPGYHQLGPNAAARLNEDVFAQTGVRTVVTHLGINDIWMSNDSPEAIIATLRQINQQIQQRGLTSLVATLTPYEGHGAPGVWTAQKEATRQAVNAYLRGSREFDGLLDFDRVLRDPARPSQLLPAYDSGDHIHPNDAGNQALADAVPLRVLGL from the coding sequence ATCGCCGCGGCGGCCACGCTGCTGGTCACCGGTACACCCGCCGTCGTCGCCAGCGCCGGTCCGAGCGCGACCACCGCCGGGGCCGCCGGACGGGGCGAGTGGGCCGGCAGTTGGGCCACGGCGGTGACCCGGGGCAACTCGGTCGGGTTGACCAACACCGGCCTGAACGACCAGAGCGTCCGGATGATCGTGCACGTCTCGGTGGGCGGCCCGGCGCTGCGGGTACGGCTGAGCAACCTCTACGGCGAGCAGGCGGTACGGGTGGGCCGGGCCACCGTCGCCCTGCCGAACACCGCCACCCCCGACGACCTCGCCGACATCGACGCGTCGTCGGTACGCCCGCTGACCTTCACCGGCGCGTCCACGGCCACCATGAACCGGGGCGCGGAACTGCTCAGCGACCCGTTGCCGTTCCCGGTCGCCGACGACAGCGACCTGGTGGTCACCGTGCACTTCCCGACGCCGACCGGCCCGACCACCTTCCACGGGCAGTCCCAGCAGGCGAACTTCATCGGCGCCGGCGACCTCACCGGTGCGGCCGAAGGCCGCGGCTTCACCACCCGCCCGACCTGCTGCTGGTTCTTCCTCTCCGGCGTCGACGTGCGGCGCGAGGGGACCTCCGGGGCGCTGGTCGTGCTCAGCGACTCCATCGGGGACGGCAACGGCAGCACCGTCAACGCCAACCGCCGCTGGCCCGACCTGCTCGCCGACCGGCTGCTCGCGGCGCGGCCGGACAGGCGCACCCCGGGCGTGCTCAACCTGAGCCTCGCCGGCAACCGGCTCAACCACGAGGGCACCGAACCGGGCGACGGCAACTACCCCGGCTACCACCAGCTCGGCCCGAACGCGGCAGCCCGGCTCAACGAGGACGTCTTCGCCCAGACCGGCGTGCGCACCGTCGTCACCCACCTGGGCATCAACGACATCTGGATGTCCAACGACTCACCGGAGGCGATCATCGCGACCCTCCGGCAGATCAACCAGCAAATCCAGCAGCGCGGACTGACCAGCCTGGTGGCCACGCTGACCCCGTACGAGGGGCACGGCGCCCCGGGCGTGTGGACGGCGCAGAAGGAGGCCACCCGGCAGGCGGTGAACGCGTACCTGCGCGGCAGCCGCGAGTTCGACGGGCTGCTCGACTTCGACCGGGTGCTGCGCGACCCGGCGCGGCCCAGCCAGTTGCTGCCCGCGTACGACTCGGGGGACCACATCCACCCGAACGACGCCGGCAACCAGGCCCTCGCCGACGCCGTGCCGTTGCGGGTGCTCGGCCTGTGA
- a CDS encoding sialidase family protein: MTPSPTRRSSAEITAVHRIGDHAPHSAFTDLVRHAGSWFCAFREGRTHLSADGVIRVLTSVDGRTWTSAAVIRQAGVDLRDPRFVVRPDGRLQLFGAAATGEADKTFQTVTWHSADGHAWGNPTPVGEPGVWVWRAVWHDEVMYGIGYATGEPRFARLYRSEDGVDLRTWVPTLFADGYPNESGLVFAPDGVALCLLRRDGVDASAQLGRATPPYREWTWTDLGVRVGGPTLLRLPDGRLLAGVRLHDGAVRTAICAVDPDRGGLTEVVALPSGGDTSYPGMVWHDDLLWVSYYSSHEGRTCVYLAEVRLTG; encoded by the coding sequence ATGACACCGTCACCCACTCGCCGCAGCAGCGCCGAGATCACCGCCGTACACCGGATCGGCGACCACGCCCCGCACAGCGCGTTCACCGACCTCGTCCGGCACGCCGGCAGCTGGTTCTGCGCCTTCCGGGAGGGACGGACCCACCTCAGCGCCGACGGCGTGATCCGGGTGCTGACGTCGGTCGACGGTCGGACGTGGACGTCCGCGGCGGTCATCCGGCAGGCCGGTGTCGACCTGCGCGACCCGCGCTTCGTCGTGCGCCCCGACGGCCGGCTGCAACTGTTCGGCGCGGCGGCGACCGGTGAGGCCGACAAGACGTTCCAGACGGTGACCTGGCACTCCGCCGACGGGCACGCCTGGGGAAACCCGACGCCGGTGGGCGAACCGGGCGTCTGGGTGTGGCGGGCGGTCTGGCACGACGAGGTGATGTACGGCATCGGCTACGCCACCGGTGAGCCGAGGTTTGCCCGGCTCTACCGCAGCGAGGACGGTGTGGACCTGCGAACCTGGGTGCCGACGTTGTTCGCCGACGGGTACCCGAACGAGTCCGGGTTGGTCTTCGCCCCGGACGGCGTCGCCCTCTGCCTGCTGCGCCGGGACGGCGTCGACGCGAGCGCGCAGCTCGGCCGGGCCACCCCACCCTACCGGGAGTGGACCTGGACCGACCTCGGTGTCCGGGTGGGCGGGCCGACGCTGCTGCGGCTGCCCGACGGGCGACTGCTGGCCGGCGTACGCCTGCACGACGGCGCGGTCCGCACCGCGATCTGCGCCGTCGACCCGGACCGGGGCGGGCTGACCGAGGTGGTCGCGCTGCCCTCCGGCGGCGACACCAGCTATCCCGGGATGGTGTGGCACGACGACCTGCTGTGGGTGAGCTACTACTCCTCCCACGAGGGACGGACCTGCGTGTACCTGGCCGAGGTGCGGCTCACGGGGTGA
- a CDS encoding alpha-hydroxy acid oxidase, which translates to MGERALTDLPVVSLADYAERARAVLPPDVWDYVAGGSASEVTLAANRHALDRVAVLPRVLRGVDTVDLGARLLGRRYAMPVAVAPMAYQRLVHPDGERGLAAAAGAARIPYLASTLSSTPIEQVVGAGAEVWFQLYWLRDRALIEDLLDRVVGAGCRALVVTVDVPVLGRRPRDLRNAFRLPADVLAANLPDGRDALAHAGAPGVSGIAAHTAASFAPALRWADLAWLRERVDLPLVVKGLLDPRDAVEAVRVGADAVVVSNHGGRQLDGAPASVTMLPEVVDAVGGDAQVLLDSGIRSGTDVLRALALGAAGVLVGRPLLWALSVDGERGARDALALLATELRDALTLAGCAGPAAAADLRTLGVG; encoded by the coding sequence ATGGGTGAGCGGGCGCTCACCGACCTGCCGGTCGTGTCGCTCGCCGACTACGCCGAGCGGGCCCGGGCCGTGCTGCCGCCGGACGTGTGGGACTACGTGGCCGGCGGCAGCGCGTCCGAGGTGACGCTCGCGGCGAACCGGCACGCGCTGGACCGGGTCGCGGTGCTGCCCCGGGTGCTGCGTGGGGTGGACACCGTCGACCTCGGCGCCCGGCTGCTCGGTCGCCGCTACGCCATGCCGGTCGCTGTGGCGCCGATGGCGTACCAGCGGCTGGTGCACCCGGACGGGGAACGCGGGCTGGCCGCCGCCGCCGGCGCCGCGCGGATTCCGTACCTGGCGAGCACGCTGAGCAGCACACCGATCGAGCAGGTCGTCGGCGCGGGCGCTGAGGTGTGGTTCCAGCTCTACTGGTTGCGCGACCGGGCGCTGATTGAGGATCTGCTGGACCGGGTCGTCGGGGCGGGCTGCCGTGCCCTGGTGGTCACCGTTGACGTCCCGGTGCTCGGCCGGCGTCCCCGGGACCTGCGCAACGCGTTCCGGCTGCCGGCCGACGTGCTGGCCGCGAACCTTCCGGACGGCCGCGACGCCCTGGCGCACGCCGGCGCCCCCGGCGTGTCCGGGATCGCCGCGCACACCGCCGCCTCGTTCGCGCCGGCGCTGCGTTGGGCGGACCTCGCCTGGCTGCGCGAGCGGGTCGACCTGCCGCTGGTGGTCAAGGGCCTGCTGGACCCGCGCGACGCGGTCGAGGCGGTCCGGGTGGGCGCGGACGCGGTGGTGGTCTCCAACCACGGCGGACGGCAGCTCGACGGGGCGCCGGCGAGCGTCACCATGTTGCCGGAGGTCGTCGACGCGGTCGGCGGCGACGCTCAGGTGCTGCTGGACAGCGGCATCCGTAGCGGCACCGACGTGCTGCGGGCGCTGGCGTTGGGCGCGGCCGGCGTGCTGGTCGGCAGGCCGCTGCTCTGGGCGTTGTCCGTCGACGGCGAACGTGGCGCGCGGGACGCGCTGGCGCTGCTCGCCACCGAACTGCGGGACGCGCTCACCCTGGCCGGCTGCGCCGGCCCGGCGGCGGCGGCCGACCTGCGTACCCTCGGGGTGGGGTGA
- a CDS encoding glycine hydroxymethyltransferase, giving the protein MSRNAESTAFRSALEVIRAVEPRVADAIGAELTDQRESLKLIASENYASPATLLAMGNWFSDKYAEGTVGRRFYAGCQNVDTVEALAAEHARELFGAAHAYVQPHSGIDANLVAFWAVLADRVESPALKKAQVRQVNDLTEADWFALRRELGNQRMLGMSLDAGGHLTHGFRPNISGKMFDQRSYGTDPATGLIDYDRVAEAAREFKPLILVGGYSAYPRKVNFRILREIADSVGATFMVDMAHFAGLVAGKVFTGDFDPVPHAHIVTTTTHKSLRGPRGGMVLCQPELADQVDRGCPMVLGGPLPHVMAAKAVALAEARRPDFADYAQRIVDNAQALAEGLLRRGATLVTGGTDNHLVLIDVSGYGLTGRQAEQALLDSGIVTNRNSVPQDPNGAWYTSGIRIGTPALTTRGLGTAEMDQTAELIHTVLTQTTAGANADGTPSKAKYALDADLADKVARQAADLLAPHPLYPGIDLA; this is encoded by the coding sequence ATGTCGCGCAACGCCGAATCCACCGCATTCCGCAGTGCCCTTGAGGTGATCCGGGCGGTCGAGCCCCGGGTGGCCGACGCCATCGGCGCCGAGCTGACCGACCAGCGGGAGTCGCTCAAGCTGATCGCCAGCGAGAACTACGCCTCCCCGGCGACGCTGCTGGCGATGGGCAACTGGTTCAGCGACAAGTACGCCGAGGGCACCGTCGGCCGCCGCTTCTACGCCGGCTGCCAGAACGTCGACACCGTCGAGGCGCTCGCCGCGGAGCACGCCCGGGAGCTGTTCGGCGCGGCCCACGCGTACGTGCAGCCGCACTCCGGCATCGACGCCAACCTGGTCGCGTTCTGGGCGGTGCTGGCCGACCGGGTGGAGTCCCCCGCGCTGAAGAAGGCGCAGGTCCGCCAGGTCAACGACCTCACCGAGGCGGACTGGTTCGCGCTGCGCCGTGAGCTGGGCAACCAGCGGATGCTCGGCATGTCGCTGGACGCCGGGGGCCACCTCACCCACGGGTTCCGGCCGAACATCTCCGGCAAGATGTTCGACCAGCGCAGTTACGGCACCGACCCGGCGACCGGCCTGATCGACTACGACCGGGTGGCCGAGGCGGCCCGCGAGTTCAAGCCGCTGATCCTGGTCGGCGGCTACTCGGCGTACCCCCGGAAGGTGAACTTCCGGATCCTGCGGGAGATCGCCGACTCGGTCGGCGCGACCTTCATGGTCGACATGGCGCACTTCGCCGGTCTGGTGGCCGGCAAGGTGTTCACCGGCGACTTCGACCCGGTGCCGCACGCGCACATCGTCACCACCACCACCCACAAGTCGCTGCGCGGCCCGCGCGGCGGCATGGTGCTCTGCCAGCCGGAGCTGGCCGACCAGGTGGACCGGGGCTGCCCGATGGTGCTCGGCGGGCCGCTGCCGCACGTGATGGCCGCCAAGGCGGTCGCGCTCGCCGAGGCCCGCCGGCCGGACTTCGCCGACTACGCCCAGCGGATCGTGGACAACGCGCAGGCGCTCGCCGAGGGGCTGCTGCGCCGGGGCGCGACGCTGGTCACCGGCGGCACCGACAACCACCTGGTGCTGATCGACGTGTCCGGTTACGGGCTCACCGGCCGGCAGGCCGAGCAGGCACTGCTGGACTCGGGCATCGTCACCAACCGCAACTCGGTCCCGCAGGACCCGAACGGCGCGTGGTACACGTCGGGCATCCGGATCGGCACCCCGGCGCTGACCACCCGGGGGCTGGGCACCGCCGAGATGGACCAGACCGCCGAGCTGATCCACACGGTGCTGACCCAGACCACCGCCGGGGCGAACGCGGACGGCACCCCGTCGAAGGCGAAGTACGCGCTCGACGCCGACCTGGCCGACAAGGTCGCCCGCCAGGCCGCCGACCTGCTGGCCCCGCACCCGCTCTACCCGGGCATCGACCTGGCCTGA
- a CDS encoding aminoglycoside phosphotransferase family protein, with amino-acid sequence MNAQPRPAVPDLDGARIDTDLVRRLVAEQFPHWARLPVRPVEVGGWDNRTFHLGDEMTARLPSGPGYAAQVAKEQRWLPALGPHLPLEIPVPLAHGAPGVGYPYPWSVYRWIDGQTARAERIADLTRFATDLAAFLRALRASDTTGGPAAGPHSAWRGGPLSTYDTETRLAIETHRDRLPADAVTDIWQTALDASWAGPPVWFHGDVAYGNLLVRDGRLAAVIDFGCCGVGDPACDTVIAWTLLRGPARAAFHDALGLDAATWARGRGWALWKALITLDDPDPAKAAEARHVLGELLAERSRTH; translated from the coding sequence ATGAACGCGCAACCCCGGCCCGCTGTGCCGGACCTCGACGGTGCCCGGATCGACACGGACCTGGTCCGCCGCCTGGTCGCGGAGCAGTTCCCGCACTGGGCCCGACTGCCGGTGCGCCCGGTCGAGGTCGGTGGCTGGGACAACCGCACCTTCCACCTCGGCGACGAGATGACCGCACGACTGCCCAGCGGCCCGGGGTACGCCGCGCAGGTCGCCAAGGAACAGCGCTGGCTGCCGGCGCTCGGTCCGCACCTGCCGCTGGAGATTCCCGTCCCGCTGGCGCACGGCGCGCCCGGCGTCGGCTATCCGTACCCGTGGTCGGTCTACCGGTGGATCGACGGACAGACCGCCCGCGCCGAGCGGATCGCCGACCTGACCCGGTTCGCCACCGACCTCGCCGCCTTCCTGCGTGCCCTGCGCGCCTCGGACACCACCGGCGGCCCGGCCGCCGGGCCGCACAGCGCCTGGCGGGGAGGCCCACTGTCCACCTACGACACGGAGACCCGGCTGGCGATCGAGACGCACCGCGACCGGCTGCCCGCCGACGCCGTCACCGACATCTGGCAGACCGCCCTCGACGCCTCCTGGGCCGGGCCGCCGGTCTGGTTCCACGGCGACGTCGCGTACGGCAACCTGCTGGTCCGCGACGGTCGGCTCGCCGCCGTCATCGACTTCGGCTGCTGCGGCGTGGGCGACCCGGCCTGCGACACGGTGATCGCCTGGACGCTGCTGCGCGGCCCCGCCCGGGCCGCGTTCCACGACGCGCTCGGCCTCGACGCGGCCACCTGGGCGCGGGGTCGGGGCTGGGCGTTGTGGAAGGCGCTGATCACGCTCGACGACCCGGACCCGGCCAAGGCCGCCGAGGCCCGGCACGTGCTGGGCGAACTGCTCGCCGAGCGCTCCCGAACCCACTGA
- a CDS encoding AMP-binding protein, which translates to MTDGPERTTTYVNRVLELFAEFGDREALVGGGRRLTYPQAAGLVRTMAATLTRHGVRPGSAVLVTVANAVEAPLLQLALHALGCRTMWVAPVTARREVDEFVRSARPDALVYDARDPAGLGPELVAALPGVPVCCLGAGGAGPDLTGVAAGEPVGLPASVPAPESFLQTSGTTGAPKLVHHRESFYAQILALAADFRAAGFPLLRHLSHSPMWLASGQITTLFNLFTGGVLFLHDDWDPAVFVDTVQRERINSTFVTPPMLYEVLDHPALVGADFSSMFMFNVGAGPAAPARLRQAIARFGPVLRIVYGLSEAVVITALPGLTDDPAHPQRLRSCGRPYGDVRVEIRDDDGAVLPPGRDGEVWVRTRLSFAGYHGQPELTAQTLVDGWVRTRDIGHLDEDGYLYLVDRAHDMIVTSRRNWAIFCRPIEDVLVGHPQVRAAAVIGVPDATVGEVPYAYVVLTPGATVTGAELIGAVTADLNEMWAPATVEVIDRLPVNRSMKVDKQALRARYAAGRAAVGA; encoded by the coding sequence ATGACTGACGGACCTGAGCGCACGACCACCTACGTGAACCGGGTGCTGGAGCTCTTCGCCGAGTTCGGCGACCGGGAGGCGCTCGTCGGTGGGGGCCGCCGGCTCACCTACCCGCAGGCCGCCGGGCTGGTCCGGACGATGGCCGCGACGCTGACCCGGCACGGCGTACGGCCCGGGTCGGCGGTGCTGGTGACCGTCGCGAACGCGGTGGAGGCTCCGCTGCTCCAGCTCGCGCTGCACGCGCTCGGCTGCCGCACGATGTGGGTCGCCCCGGTCACCGCGCGCCGGGAGGTCGACGAGTTCGTCCGGTCGGCCCGCCCGGACGCCCTGGTCTACGACGCCCGGGACCCGGCCGGTCTGGGCCCGGAGCTGGTCGCCGCGCTGCCCGGCGTACCGGTGTGCTGTCTGGGCGCCGGCGGAGCAGGCCCGGATCTCACCGGCGTCGCGGCCGGCGAGCCGGTCGGCCTGCCGGCGTCGGTGCCGGCGCCCGAGTCGTTCCTGCAGACCAGCGGCACCACCGGCGCCCCCAAGCTGGTGCACCACCGGGAGAGCTTCTACGCCCAGATCCTCGCCCTGGCCGCCGACTTCCGCGCCGCCGGTTTCCCGCTGCTGCGGCACCTGTCGCACTCGCCGATGTGGCTGGCCAGCGGCCAGATCACCACGCTGTTCAACCTGTTCACCGGCGGGGTGCTGTTCCTGCACGACGACTGGGACCCGGCGGTCTTCGTGGACACCGTGCAGCGGGAGCGGATCAATTCGACCTTCGTCACCCCGCCGATGCTCTACGAGGTGCTGGACCACCCGGCGCTGGTCGGCGCGGACTTCTCCAGCATGTTCATGTTCAACGTGGGCGCCGGGCCCGCCGCGCCCGCCCGGCTGCGCCAGGCCATCGCGCGGTTCGGCCCGGTGCTGCGCATCGTGTACGGCCTCAGCGAGGCCGTCGTCATCACCGCTCTGCCCGGGCTGACCGACGACCCCGCGCACCCGCAGCGGCTGCGTTCCTGCGGGCGACCGTACGGCGACGTCCGCGTCGAGATCCGCGACGACGACGGTGCGGTGCTGCCGCCCGGACGCGACGGCGAGGTGTGGGTGCGGACCCGGTTGAGTTTCGCCGGCTACCACGGTCAGCCCGAGCTGACCGCGCAGACGTTGGTCGACGGGTGGGTGCGCACCCGCGACATCGGCCACCTCGACGAGGACGGTTACCTCTACCTGGTCGACCGGGCGCACGACATGATCGTGACCAGTCGACGGAACTGGGCGATCTTCTGCCGCCCGATCGAGGACGTGCTGGTCGGGCACCCGCAGGTGCGGGCCGCGGCGGTGATCGGGGTGCCGGACGCCACGGTGGGCGAGGTGCCGTACGCGTACGTGGTGCTGACGCCGGGGGCGACGGTGACCGGAGCGGAGCTGATCGGGGCGGTGACCGCCGACCTCAACGAGATGTGGGCGCCGGCCACTGTGGAGGTGATCGACCGGTTGCCGGTGAACCGGTCGATGAAGGTGGACAAACAGGCGTTGCGCGCACGGTACGCGGCGGGCCGGGCGGCGGTCGGGGCGTGA
- a CDS encoding MFS transporter: MTPRRQLVVLVGADLVSNLGTRISVVTIPWLVLVTTGSPTKMGLVAFAETLPYLLSSALGTPWADRFGLRRTSIVCDAGSAVAMVVVALTPWLGFAPLVALVAVAGALRGIGDRVKHVMFRPAAQAAGVPLIRLTSAYDGLSRVVTLFGAAVGGLLIAAFGVTEAILIDAASFGVCALLIGVLVRPPAAATPPAQPEGYLRALRGGFGYLARDRQLLGMLVVVSALNMVANASVAVYIPVWVARELHGPGGLGLVLAAFSAGALLGNLAFTALGPRLPRWMTFVVGALVAGTPRLVALAVSDELPTVLAVTFLSGIGIAAVNPLLGVALYERVPPELQTRVIGIAGSLAFLGLPVGALLGGWSVDALGLTPALWAMAAACLLVTAYPLVMGGSGRPRTPTRPAPATAA; this comes from the coding sequence GTGACCCCGCGTCGGCAACTGGTCGTCCTGGTCGGCGCGGACCTCGTCTCCAACCTGGGCACCCGCATCTCGGTGGTGACCATCCCGTGGCTGGTGCTGGTCACCACCGGCAGTCCCACCAAGATGGGGCTCGTCGCGTTCGCCGAGACCCTGCCGTACCTGCTGTCCAGCGCGTTGGGCACACCCTGGGCGGACCGGTTCGGCCTGCGCCGTACCTCGATAGTCTGCGACGCGGGCAGCGCCGTCGCGATGGTCGTGGTGGCGCTCACCCCGTGGCTGGGTTTCGCGCCGCTGGTGGCGTTGGTGGCGGTGGCCGGCGCGCTGCGCGGCATCGGCGACCGGGTGAAGCACGTGATGTTCCGGCCGGCCGCGCAGGCCGCCGGGGTGCCGCTGATCCGGCTGACCTCCGCGTACGACGGGTTGAGCCGGGTCGTGACGCTGTTCGGCGCCGCCGTCGGCGGGCTGCTGATCGCCGCGTTCGGGGTGACCGAGGCGATCCTCATCGACGCGGCCAGCTTCGGCGTCTGCGCGCTGCTGATCGGCGTCCTGGTCCGTCCACCGGCCGCCGCGACGCCACCCGCCCAGCCGGAGGGCTACCTGCGGGCGCTGCGCGGCGGCTTCGGCTACCTGGCCCGGGACCGACAGCTACTCGGCATGCTGGTGGTGGTCTCGGCGCTGAACATGGTGGCCAACGCCAGCGTCGCCGTCTACATCCCGGTCTGGGTCGCCCGGGAACTGCACGGGCCTGGCGGGCTCGGCCTGGTGCTGGCGGCGTTCTCGGCCGGCGCGCTGCTGGGCAACCTGGCGTTCACCGCGCTCGGGCCACGGCTCCCCCGATGGATGACGTTCGTGGTCGGCGCGCTGGTCGCCGGAACACCCCGGCTGGTGGCGCTGGCGGTCAGCGACGAGCTGCCGACGGTGCTCGCCGTGACGTTCCTGTCCGGCATCGGCATCGCGGCGGTCAACCCGCTGCTCGGCGTGGCGCTCTACGAGCGGGTGCCGCCGGAGTTGCAGACCCGGGTCATCGGCATCGCCGGGTCGCTGGCCTTCCTCGGGTTGCCGGTCGGCGCGCTACTCGGCGGCTGGTCGGTGGACGCCCTCGGGCTCACCCCGGCGCTGTGGGCGATGGCGGCGGCCTGTCTGCTCGTCACCGCGTACCCCCTGGTGATGGGGGGATCCGGACGCCCGCGGACGCCGACGCGCCCGGCGCCCGCCACGGCGGCCTGA
- a CDS encoding cytochrome P450 produces the protein MTVDELLTGLYSEQGRQNPYPWYAGLHRLGPVSAVPARAEHRTVAAVAVGYDLVDRLLRDPEWTKQPPPGWEEQEILRAFQTSMMFVNPPEHTRMRHVFAHTFTPRRLDALRPVILRVVDDLLDRMADAGDTVVDFVADFAYPIPALVMAEFIGIPTAELAWYRERVERIDEFLDVAGKTPQRLAAANTAAQELRVFYRELLAHRRRAPTDDLLSGLVEALDAGGVELTEEELVSNLIVLFNASFVTTVYMFSNGLPLLLAHPETVAALPTDDALARGCVDEVLRLESPVHFLARAAPADTVLDGVPVAADDNVLIMIGAANRDPARFPDPDTFDPTRPGPPSLAFGVGLHFCLGAAVSRLEGRLALPRLLARFPALRVTETPTYSGSLFLRGIDELLVSTSG, from the coding sequence ATGACCGTGGACGAGCTGCTCACCGGTCTCTACAGCGAGCAGGGCAGACAGAACCCGTACCCGTGGTATGCCGGCCTGCACCGGCTCGGCCCGGTCAGTGCGGTGCCGGCCCGCGCCGAGCACCGCACGGTGGCCGCCGTCGCGGTCGGCTACGACCTCGTCGACAGGCTGCTGCGCGATCCGGAGTGGACGAAACAGCCGCCGCCGGGCTGGGAGGAGCAGGAGATCCTGCGCGCCTTCCAGACCTCGATGATGTTCGTCAACCCGCCCGAGCACACCCGGATGCGGCACGTCTTCGCCCACACCTTCACACCGCGCCGGCTCGATGCTCTGCGACCGGTGATCCTGCGGGTGGTCGACGACCTGTTGGACCGGATGGCCGACGCCGGGGACACCGTCGTCGACTTCGTGGCCGACTTCGCGTACCCGATCCCGGCGCTGGTGATGGCCGAGTTCATCGGCATCCCGACGGCCGAGTTGGCCTGGTACCGCGAGCGGGTGGAGCGGATCGACGAGTTCCTGGACGTCGCCGGGAAGACCCCGCAGCGGCTGGCCGCCGCCAACACCGCCGCGCAGGAGCTGCGGGTCTTCTACCGGGAGCTGCTGGCGCACCGCCGCAGGGCACCCACCGACGACCTGCTCAGCGGGCTGGTCGAGGCGCTCGACGCGGGCGGGGTGGAGCTGACCGAGGAAGAACTGGTCAGCAACCTGATCGTGCTGTTCAACGCCAGCTTCGTCACCACCGTCTACATGTTCAGCAACGGGTTGCCGCTGCTGCTGGCCCACCCGGAGACGGTCGCCGCGCTACCCACCGACGACGCGCTGGCGCGGGGCTGCGTCGACGAGGTGCTGCGGCTGGAGAGCCCGGTGCACTTCCTGGCCCGCGCCGCGCCGGCCGACACGGTGCTCGACGGGGTGCCGGTCGCCGCCGACGACAACGTCCTGATCATGATCGGCGCGGCCAACCGGGACCCGGCCCGGTTCCCCGACCCGGACACGTTCGACCCGACCCGTCCCGGCCCGCCGTCGCTGGCCTTCGGCGTGGGTCTGCACTTCTGCCTCGGCGCGGCGGTGTCGAGGCTGGAGGGACGCCTCGCCCTGCCCCGGCTGTTGGCGCGGTTCCCCGCGCTGCGGGTCACCGAGACGCCGACGTACAGCGGCAGCCTGTTCCTGCGCGGCATCGACGAGCTGCTGGTCAGCACCAGTGGATAG